A DNA window from Leishmania panamensis strain MHOM/PA/94/PSC-1 chromosome 27 sequence contains the following coding sequences:
- a CDS encoding hypothetical protein (TriTrypDB/GeneDB-style sysID: LpmP.27.0860), with protein sequence MAYSQSQQMQKDFRLPMVPGLSCGEEMMRRNYDRRQIHGVRMDSATIIPGVPADRTLGAGDGNTYPRSTLKDAATTVTAADEANEQSVEDVTGRVLRYYGYCIEPVSDSAQEMERVRKVIINFYLEDGTMSVTEPRQDNSGFAFTANLKRHIVPNPDGTPITAAQLRVGEPVSFYGRTYELYDADPFTRALLKEAGEKVPAAIVPPTDAYTSMRSRPVAKAHDVPSIAASSPLNTMLSAAQVRATRQFLEFDRKVLRCDCTWDDTASLYGTKHFLTLYYFLSDGSLALVEKDVQNSGRDPFPKFFSRQRIARSTDPSGKFDSSTLGSVTFKENANTVYYTDEDIRIGNVLNLYGRQVKIHDYNQYTRDYMAERFGITSYKPIPGATPPPFVPPCSTRREISEEEMRERHNEKHEELRRHRFANSVVKFLARLDNNKEEDKVRRFVLAVYPADNTVSIFEPVIRNSGIVGGKFLQRQKVRRADGEYFHADDFYVGARVELNSFPLVILNSDEHSLNYMEHNPEEFSHSDINKIVRKMQAMLQSSTTGLAEAFRLADENQRGGLDMAVFLSIMKELKLDVTEQEILTVLRYFDKNNESYASYEEVASRIMPEGGAVARDNRSWEAIYQESADHATTSFLNDPKEAEEVERKKRESAAAARGAAEFLELYHQRRQLFMKEFHAITDYAKDSLIGADEFKMCVRRKLQLTSICDEEMNALAKKLFPAVVPRVSYEEFMRLLNSTSTYAHTVTAIASHSASK encoded by the coding sequence ATGGCCTACAGTCAGTCACAGCAGATGCAGAAGGACTTCCGGCTTCCGATGGTGCCAGGACTGTCCTGCGGTGAGGAAATGATGCGCCGCAACTACGACCGTCGCCAGATACATGGTGTGCGGATGGACTCCGCGACGATCATTCCTGGCGTGCCAGCAGACCGCACTCTCGGGGCCGGTGATGGTAACACCTACCCTCGCTCCACACTCAAGGACGCCGCGACGACCGTCACGGCGGCGGATGAGGCTAACGAGCAGAGCGTGGAGGACGTGACAGGACGTGTACTTCGCTACTACGGCTACTGCATCGAACCAGTCTCGGACAGTGCGCAGGAGATGGAGCGGGTGCGCAAGGTGATCATCAACTTCTACCTGGAGGATGGCACGATGAGCGTGACGGAGCCACGACAGGACAACTCCGGGTTTGCCTTTACCGCCAACCTGAAGCGCCATATCGTGCCCAACCCGGACGGCACACCGATTACCGCCGCGCAGCTTAGGGTCGGCGAGCCGGTGTCCTTCTACGGCCGCACGTACGAGCTGTACGACGCCGATCCCTTCACACGGGCCTTGCTCAAAGAAGCTGGAGAAAAGGTGCCGGCGGCCATCGTGCCGCCGACGGACGCGTACACCTCCATGCGCAGCCGCCCTGTGGCTAAAGCGCACGACGTCCCGTCCATCGCGGCGTCTAGCCCACTCAACACGATGCTCTCGGCAGCCCAGGTACGGGCAACCCGGCAATTCCTAGAGTTTGATCGTaaggtgctgcggtgcgacTGCACATGGGACGACACGGCCAGTCTCTACGGCACAAAGCACTTTCTCACCCTCTACTACTTCCTTAGCGACGGCAGCCTTGCGCTGGTCGAGAAGGATGTGCAGAACAGCGGCCGCGATCCGTTCCCCAAGTTCTTTAGCCGCCAGCGGATCGCGAGGTCGACGGACCCCTCCGGCAAGTTCGACTCTTCGACTCTTGGCTCCGTCACCTTTAAGGAGAACGCGAACACAGTCTACTACACTGACGAGGACATCCGCATTGGAAACGTGCTCAACCTTTACGGCCGCCAGGTTAAGATCCACGACTACAATCAATACACTCGCGACTACATGGCAGAGCGATTTGGCATCACATCATACAAGCCCATTCccggcgccacgccgccgccgtttgTGCCGCCGTGCTCGACCCGCCGCGAGATCTCCGAGGAGGAAATGCGGGAGCGCCACAACGAGAAgcacgaggagctgcgccgccaccgcttcgcCAACTCCGTTGTCAAGTTTCTCGCCCGCCtggacaacaacaaagaggaAGATAAGGTGCGCCGCTTCGTACTGGCCGTTTACCCGGCCGACAACACCGTCTCCATCTTCGAGCCCGTCATCCGCAACAGTGGCATCGTGGGCGGAAAGTTTCTACAGCGCCAGAAGGTTCGCCGCGCCGACGGCGAGTATTTCCACGCGGACGACTTCTACGTCGGCGCGCGCGTGGAGCTGAACTCGTTCCCGCTCGTCATCCTCAACTCGGATGAGCACTCGCTGAACTACATGGAGCACAATCCCGAGGAGTTTAGCCACTCTGACATCAACAAAATCGTTCGCAAGATGCAAGCGATGCTGCAGAGTAGCACCACAGGTCTTGCCGAGGCCTTCCGCCTCGCCGACGAGAACCAGCGCGGCGGCCTCGACATGGCGGTGTTCCTGTCCATCATGAAGGAACTCAAGCTGGATGTCACCGAGCAGGAGATCCTGACAGTGCTGCGGTACTTCGACAAGAACAACGAGTCGTACGCCAGctacgaggaggtggccagTCGCATCATGCCAGAAGGTGGCGCGGTGGCACGCGATAACCGCTCGTGGGAGGCTATCTACCAGGAGAGCGCTGATCATGCCACCACGTCGTTCCTCAACGACccgaaggaggcggaggaggtggaacgGAAGAAGCGCGAatccgcggcggcggctcgaGGTGCGGCGGAGTTCCTCGAGCTCTAccatcagcgccgccagctgtTCATGAAGGAGTTCCACGCCATCACTGACTATGCCAAGGACAGCCTGATCGGCGCTGATGAGTTCAAGATGTGTGTGCGGCGCAAGCTGCAGCTTACCTCCATTTGCGACGAAGAGATGAACGCACTGGCGAAAAAGCTTTTTCCTGCAGTGGTACCGCGTGTGTCGTACGAGGAGTTTATGCGCCTCCTGAACAGTACCTCGACCTACGCCCACACAGTCACTGCCATCGCTTCCCACAGTGCTTCGAAGTAA